A segment of the Crassostrea angulata isolate pt1a10 chromosome 10, ASM2561291v2, whole genome shotgun sequence genome:
ATGGCCGGGCAATTAACGAGTTGATTGGGAGAAAGTAAAGATCTAATGCAGTTTATCTGGCGGTGATATTCTATATGAGATAATTTCACACTCGGCCGGGGGAATGCGAGATTGATCGTAGAAGATTGGGAAAGGTGTTAGTTTGTGGTGGAATCAACGAAAAAAGAAAAGGATTAttatttaaactgatttttattttttaaaatgtccaaATTTATGTTTCACATACGATTTTCTAGTGAGGAGGATTATCTCCATCAGCATGAACTGTACGAGATGCTGCGATCCAGGAATTTATATCAGGTGCAATTCGATTTAAAGAAAAGGTTGGAGAAACGCATTCGCTCTATAGAACTAGCTGAAAAAATGCATGTTGCGACTTCTCAGAGTAAGAAAACCATGTTCCTTCACACGGTTCAAGAGCGCATAAAGAAGAGGAATCGGTTTGGGGAACGATATAAACGTAATTTTTCTACCGGGGATGTCGAGGAGGAATTAGAAAACCAGCCCAAACACCATCTTAAACGATCTCCAAAGGTAATCAGACAAACGAGCCAGGAACCTCCAGACACGAGCGAGAAAGAGGTGACCAGAAGTCAAACAGCGCCGGAAATgggtatttttgaaaaatacaaagacGTAAACGCACCTTCAGACGAAGAACTAATGACTTTGAGGCGAAACGTTACATTCTGCGGTAAATCTTTTCCTATGGCAAAGAGTGCTAAGCGCCGCTCCCGACCTCAGCATCTTCAGTCAGTAGAGGAAGTTCAACGAACCGACAAATTAACAGAAATTAACGATAAACAAGAAAATCATTCCCAACTTTTACCGGAAATCAATGCGGGAAATTCCAAACCAGACGAGACTAGGAAGAAAAGGACTTTGTCTCCAGCCAACCTGGccattgttaaaaatatgtcaATGTTTGAATCCGGCGTCACGGCACCAGACGGGCGGCTGATACTGTCTAAAGAGGACTACGACGAATTCATCGATCAGTACCGCCAGGCGCAGAAAAACTGGCTGCGTACACAGCGGCGTAAAAGTGAAAGTCTTGA
Coding sequences within it:
- the LOC128165478 gene encoding uncharacterized protein LOC128165478, producing the protein MSKFMFHIRFSSEEDYLHQHELYEMLRSRNLYQVQFDLKKRLEKRIRSIELAEKMHVATSQSKKTMFLHTVQERIKKRNRFGERYKRNFSTGDVEEELENQPKHHLKRSPKVIRQTSQEPPDTSEKEVTRSQTAPEMGIFEKYKDVNAPSDEELMTLRRNVTFCGKSFPMAKSAKRRSRPQHLQSVEEVQRTDKLTEINDKQENHSQLLPEINAGNSKPDETRKKRTLSPANLAIVKNMSMFESGVTAPDGRLILSKEDYDEFIDQYRQAQKNWLRTQRRKSESLEEKIRNFKIVSDEPS